Proteins from one Phalacrocorax carbo chromosome 19, bPhaCar2.1, whole genome shotgun sequence genomic window:
- the LOC135316363 gene encoding zinc finger protein RFP-like isoform X2 translates to MAAAEELQEEAICAICLDFFCAPVMLDCGHNFCRACISLCWARAASQCPQCPQCRQPAGPSPRPNRPLGNIAERLRRGGRPGGPEEQIQLQLESLWREKGELEKQERKERWICQDYLDAGDVLSRCERAELQQKEWMSHKLKKEPSVCSEKASTLEEVARKPQGALTTDTGEGVEESQGPYTKVNVTLDPDTAQSRLVLSEDQRSVMQGATQQSRLDSPERFDPWPCVLGCEGFDSGRPCWEVEVCYGSCWAVGVALESVKRKGPIDMSPVGGIWAVGRYKEKFQALTSPCPTPVLPSIVPHRVRVCLDHAGGQVMFVNVDSEAVIFAFPRAMFAGERIHPWFWVGKGSQLKLCPET, encoded by the exons atGGCGGCGGccgaggagctgcaggaggaagcGATTTGCGCCATTTGCCTGGATTTTTTCTGCGCCCCGGTGATGCTGGACTGCGGGCACAACTTCTGCCGCGCCTGCAtctccctgtgctgggcccgggccgcctcccagtgcccccagtgcccccagtgccgGCAGCCCGccggccccagcccccggcCCAACCGCCCGCTGGGGAACATCGCGGAGCGGCTGaggcggggggggcggcccggggggcCCGAG gaGCAGatacagctgcagctggagagcctctggagagagaaaggagaactggagaaacaggaaaggaaggagcGATGGATCTGCCAGGACTATCTG GACGCTGGTGACGTTTTGAGCAG GTGTGAGAGGGCAGAACTCCAGCAAAAGGAGTGGATGAGCCACAAGCTGAAGAAGGAGCCCAGTGTCTGCTCAGAAAAAGCTTCCACACTGGAGGAGGTAGCAAGAAAACCCCAAG GTGCTTTGACAACTGACACAGGGGAGGGAGTGGAGGAATCACAGGGACCGTACACAAAAG TGAATGTGACTCTGGATCCAGACACAGCTCAGTCCCGGCTCGTCTTGTCAGAAGATCAGAGAAGCGTGATGCAGGGAGCCACACAGCAGAGCCGACTCGACAGCCCAGAGCGATTTGACCCATGGCCTTGTGTGCTGGGCTGCGAGGGTTTCGACTCGGGGCGACCATGCTGGGAGGTGGAGGTGTGCTATGGGTCGTGCTGGGCTGTGGGTGTGGCCCTGGAGTCCGTGAAGAGAAAGGGACCAATTGACATGAGCCCCGTGGGGGGGATCTGGGCGGTGGGGAGGTATAAGGAGAAGTTCCAGGCTCTCACTTCCCCATGTCCCACCCCCGTCCTCCCCAGCATTGTCCCCCATAGGGTGCGGGTCTGCCTGGACCATGCAGGGGGGCAGGTGATGTTCGTCAATGTGGACAGCGAGGCTGTGATCTTTGCTTTCCCACGAGCCATGTTTGCAGGGGAGCGAATCCACCCCTGGTTCTGGGTGGGTAAGGGGTCCCAGCTCAAACTGTGTCCTGAGACCTGA
- the LOC135316364 gene encoding thaicobrin-like, with product MLVSRMERQDRETQASEVEGLSGRADVTLDPATANPFLILAGDQRGVGRGDEWASLPMNPERFDTEPCVLGSRGFAAGRHCWEVEVAEAGDWWAVGVARESVRRKGVLSFTPQEGIWAVGQWFGQYHAFTDPDWTPLHLACLPKAIQVCLDFTDRQVAFSDAENKAPIFAFCLASYPRERLHPWLWVGVDSWLKLCP from the exons ATGCTGGTATCCAGGATGGAGAGACAAGATAGGGAGACCCAGGCCAGTGAGGTGGAGGGCCTGAGTGGAAGAG ccGATGTGACTCTGGACCCAGCCACTGCCAACCCCTTCCTGATCCTGGCCGGCGACCAGAGAGGAGTGGGACGCGGGGACGAGTGGGCCTCACTGCCCATGAACCCTGAGCGGTTCGACACGGAGCCGTGCGTGCTGGGCAGCCGGGGCTTTGCTGCAGGGAGACACTGCTGGGAGGTGGAGGTGGCCGAGGCTGGGGACTGGTGGGCTGTGGGGGTGGCCCGGGAGTCTGTCAGGAGGAAGGGGGTCCTCAGTTTTACTCCCCAGGAGGGGATCTGGGCTGTGGGGCAGTGGTTTGGACAATACCATGCTTTCACTGACCCTGACTGGACTCCCCTGCACCTTGCCTGCCTCCCCAAGGCCATCCAGGTCTGCCTGGACTTTACAGACAGGCAGGTGGCATTTTCTGATGCTGAAAACAAAGCCCCaatctttgctttctgcctggCTTCATATCCCAGGGAGAGGCTACACCCGTGGCTCTGGGTGGGGGTGGACTCGTGGCTCAAGCTGTGCCCCTGA
- the LOC135316363 gene encoding zinc finger protein RFP-like isoform X1 yields the protein MAAAEELQEEAICAICLDFFCAPVMLDCGHNFCRACISLCWARAASQCPQCPQCRQPAGPSPRPNRPLGNIAERLRRGGRPGGPEEQIQLQLESLWREKGELEKQERKERWICQDYLEKVKAERQKIAPEFKQLRQYLEEQEHLLLARLGELEEQIKTRLKENAAKFSKKIIYLDGLIKEKECQLPEHKSLQDAGDVLSRCERAELQQKEWMSHKLKKEPSVCSEKASTLEEVARKPQGALTTDTGEGVEESQGPYTKVNVTLDPDTAQSRLVLSEDQRSVMQGATQQSRLDSPERFDPWPCVLGCEGFDSGRPCWEVEVCYGSCWAVGVALESVKRKGPIDMSPVGGIWAVGRYKEKFQALTSPCPTPVLPSIVPHRVRVCLDHAGGQVMFVNVDSEAVIFAFPRAMFAGERIHPWFWVGKGSQLKLCPET from the exons atGGCGGCGGccgaggagctgcaggaggaagcGATTTGCGCCATTTGCCTGGATTTTTTCTGCGCCCCGGTGATGCTGGACTGCGGGCACAACTTCTGCCGCGCCTGCAtctccctgtgctgggcccgggccgcctcccagtgcccccagtgcccccagtgccgGCAGCCCGccggccccagcccccggcCCAACCGCCCGCTGGGGAACATCGCGGAGCGGCTGaggcggggggggcggcccggggggcCCGAG gaGCAGatacagctgcagctggagagcctctggagagagaaaggagaactggagaaacaggaaaggaaggagcGATGGATCTGCCAGGACTATCTG gaaaaagtgaaggcagagaggcagaagaTTGCACCTGAATTTAAGCAGCTGCGGCAGTACCTGGAGGAGCAAGAGCACCTGCTGCTGGCTcggctgggagagctggaggAGCAGATTAAAACAAgattgaaagaaaatgctgctaAATTCTCCAAGAAGATCATTTATCTGGATGGTCTGATCAAGGAGAAGGAGTGTCAGCTGCCAGAACACAAGTCCCTGCAG GACGCTGGTGACGTTTTGAGCAG GTGTGAGAGGGCAGAACTCCAGCAAAAGGAGTGGATGAGCCACAAGCTGAAGAAGGAGCCCAGTGTCTGCTCAGAAAAAGCTTCCACACTGGAGGAGGTAGCAAGAAAACCCCAAG GTGCTTTGACAACTGACACAGGGGAGGGAGTGGAGGAATCACAGGGACCGTACACAAAAG TGAATGTGACTCTGGATCCAGACACAGCTCAGTCCCGGCTCGTCTTGTCAGAAGATCAGAGAAGCGTGATGCAGGGAGCCACACAGCAGAGCCGACTCGACAGCCCAGAGCGATTTGACCCATGGCCTTGTGTGCTGGGCTGCGAGGGTTTCGACTCGGGGCGACCATGCTGGGAGGTGGAGGTGTGCTATGGGTCGTGCTGGGCTGTGGGTGTGGCCCTGGAGTCCGTGAAGAGAAAGGGACCAATTGACATGAGCCCCGTGGGGGGGATCTGGGCGGTGGGGAGGTATAAGGAGAAGTTCCAGGCTCTCACTTCCCCATGTCCCACCCCCGTCCTCCCCAGCATTGTCCCCCATAGGGTGCGGGTCTGCCTGGACCATGCAGGGGGGCAGGTGATGTTCGTCAATGTGGACAGCGAGGCTGTGATCTTTGCTTTCCCACGAGCCATGTTTGCAGGGGAGCGAATCCACCCCTGGTTCTGGGTGGGTAAGGGGTCCCAGCTCAAACTGTGTCCTGAGACCTGA